The following proteins are encoded in a genomic region of Oncorhynchus kisutch isolate 150728-3 linkage group LG6, Okis_V2, whole genome shotgun sequence:
- the LOC109892077 gene encoding E3 ubiquitin-protein ligase RNF34-like isoform X2, translating into MYKAGASSMWASCCGLLNEVMGTGTVRGQQPGFGAGTGPFRFAPSAGYSTYPPTSSGSAGQLCKACGLAFSVFRRKHICSDCKKSFCTMCSVLQESLRCCTTCHLLRGTAFQRPQLMALRVKDLRQYLLLRNIPTDTCREKEDLVDLVLCHQEAGENTLTQGGVEEDEEEEEEEEEEEEEDADTDSLHSLPHSFHASPPSAAHRSASEQLSLSTSEQSALSASQGGSPLSRSDSSGTAQSQEHGGAPIIPLLHLEPASEPIIEVSPVTQRRIRASLSDLDNEGDIESLSVRQLKEILARNFVNYSGCCEKWELIERVHRLYRENEQNRKSMENVSNINSMSADSVKAQLASDDHLCRICMDAVIDCVLLECGHMVTCTKCGMRMSECPICRQYVVRAVHVFKS; encoded by the exons ATGTATAAG GCAGGGGCATCGTCCATGTGGGCGTCATGTTGTGGGCTGCTGAACGAGGTGATGGGCACAGGGACGGTGCGCGGGCAGCAGCCAGGGTTTGGGGCCGGGACGGGGCCCTTCCGCTTTGCCCCCAGCGCCGGGTACTCCACATATCCCCCCACCAGCTCAGGGAGTGCAGGTCAGCTCTGCAAGGCCTGTGGACTGGCCTTCTCCGTCTTCAGGCGCAAG cACATATGCTCGGACTGTAAGAAAAGTTTCTGCACCATGTGCTCGGTGCTGCAAGAGAGCCTCCGCTGCTGCACCACCTGCCACCTCCTGCGTGGAACGGCCTTCCAGAGACCACAGCTCATGGCGCTGCGTGTTAAGGACCTGCGCCAGTACCTGCTGCTGCGCAACATCCCTACAGACACCTGCAGGGAGAAGGAAGACCTGGTGGACCTGGTGCTCTGCCACCAGGAAGCTGGAGAAAACACCTTGACACAAGGAGGtgtagaggaagatgaggaggaggaggaggaggaggaagaagaagaggaggaggatgcagaCACAGACAGCCTGCACTCGCTCCCCCACTCATTCCACGCCTCGCCCCCCTCAGCCGCACACCGCTCCGCTTCAGAGCagttgtctctctccacctcggaGCAGTCGGCTCTCTCCGCCTCTCAAGGAGGCTCTCCTCTCAGCCGGAGTGACAGCTCAGGGACCGCTCAGAGCCAG GAGCATGGGGGAGCTCCGATCATCCCACTCCTTCACCTGGAACCTGCCAGTGAACCTATCATAGAG GTCAGTCCAGTGACACAGAGGAGAATACGGGCCTCTCTATCTGACCTGGACAACGAAGGGGACATTGAGAGCCTGTCTGTCCGGCAGCTCAAAGAGATTCTGGCCCGTAACTTTGTCAACTACTCTGGCTGCTGTGAGAAGTGGGAGCTGATAGAGCGGGTGCATCGGCTCTACAGGGAGAACGAACAGAACAGGAAGTCCA TGGAAAATGTCAGCAACATCAACAGCATGTCTGCAG ACAGTGTGAAGGCTCAGCTGGCCTCTGATGACCACCTATGTCGCATCTGCATGGACGCTGTGATCGACTGTGTGCTGCTAGAGTGCGGTCACATGGTCACCTGTACCAAATGTGGGATGAGGATGAGCGAGTGCCCCATCTGCAGGCAGTACGTGGTGCGGGCCGTGCACGTCTTCAAGTCTTAA
- the LOC109892077 gene encoding E3 ubiquitin-protein ligase RNF34-like isoform X1, with amino-acid sequence MYKAGASSMWASCCGLLNEVMGTGTVRGQQPGFGAGTGPFRFAPSAGYSTYPPTSSGSAGQLCKACGLAFSVFRRKHICSDCKKSFCTMCSVLQESLRCCTTCHLLRGTAFQRPQLMALRVKDLRQYLLLRNIPTDTCREKEDLVDLVLCHQEAGENTLTQGGVEEDEEEEEEEEEEEEEDADTDSLHSLPHSFHASPPSAAHRSASEQLSLSTSEQSALSASQGGSPLSRSDSSGTAQSQEHGGAPIIPLLHLEPASEPIIEVSPVTQRRIRASLSDLDNEGDIESLSVRQLKEILARNFVNYSGCCEKWELIERVHRLYRENEQNRKSMENVSNINSMSAVVSYPPPICNGAVEDSVKAQLASDDHLCRICMDAVIDCVLLECGHMVTCTKCGMRMSECPICRQYVVRAVHVFKS; translated from the exons ATGTATAAG GCAGGGGCATCGTCCATGTGGGCGTCATGTTGTGGGCTGCTGAACGAGGTGATGGGCACAGGGACGGTGCGCGGGCAGCAGCCAGGGTTTGGGGCCGGGACGGGGCCCTTCCGCTTTGCCCCCAGCGCCGGGTACTCCACATATCCCCCCACCAGCTCAGGGAGTGCAGGTCAGCTCTGCAAGGCCTGTGGACTGGCCTTCTCCGTCTTCAGGCGCAAG cACATATGCTCGGACTGTAAGAAAAGTTTCTGCACCATGTGCTCGGTGCTGCAAGAGAGCCTCCGCTGCTGCACCACCTGCCACCTCCTGCGTGGAACGGCCTTCCAGAGACCACAGCTCATGGCGCTGCGTGTTAAGGACCTGCGCCAGTACCTGCTGCTGCGCAACATCCCTACAGACACCTGCAGGGAGAAGGAAGACCTGGTGGACCTGGTGCTCTGCCACCAGGAAGCTGGAGAAAACACCTTGACACAAGGAGGtgtagaggaagatgaggaggaggaggaggaggaggaagaagaagaggaggaggatgcagaCACAGACAGCCTGCACTCGCTCCCCCACTCATTCCACGCCTCGCCCCCCTCAGCCGCACACCGCTCCGCTTCAGAGCagttgtctctctccacctcggaGCAGTCGGCTCTCTCCGCCTCTCAAGGAGGCTCTCCTCTCAGCCGGAGTGACAGCTCAGGGACCGCTCAGAGCCAG GAGCATGGGGGAGCTCCGATCATCCCACTCCTTCACCTGGAACCTGCCAGTGAACCTATCATAGAG GTCAGTCCAGTGACACAGAGGAGAATACGGGCCTCTCTATCTGACCTGGACAACGAAGGGGACATTGAGAGCCTGTCTGTCCGGCAGCTCAAAGAGATTCTGGCCCGTAACTTTGTCAACTACTCTGGCTGCTGTGAGAAGTGGGAGCTGATAGAGCGGGTGCATCGGCTCTACAGGGAGAACGAACAGAACAGGAAGTCCA TGGAAAATGTCAGCAACATCAACAGCATGTCTGCAG TGGTGTCATATCCTCCGCCTATCTGCAATGGTGCAGTGGAAG ACAGTGTGAAGGCTCAGCTGGCCTCTGATGACCACCTATGTCGCATCTGCATGGACGCTGTGATCGACTGTGTGCTGCTAGAGTGCGGTCACATGGTCACCTGTACCAAATGTGGGATGAGGATGAGCGAGTGCCCCATCTGCAGGCAGTACGTGGTGCGGGCCGTGCACGTCTTCAAGTCTTAA